The following coding sequences are from one Thunnus maccoyii chromosome 17, fThuMac1.1, whole genome shotgun sequence window:
- the ttc13 gene encoding tetratricopeptide repeat protein 13 isoform X1 codes for MAPASRAVAAALSLLYLSRVIFSTEYFSAITLFNNDLHKQGCSSLSEWEEYAADCESSILQLEDPDCEEGSNPPCESVFSLNAEKILNQAKLFIEQKKIPFPVDNHNTNEELAIGYVLIGNGLYDEAIKHFSLLLQGDPELVSAIYGRGIAYGKKSLQDIKNADLALYELNRVITLEPNWPEVYEQRAEILSPLGRISEALGDLTKAIQLQPSARLYRHRGTLLFISEDYVAAMEDFQQSLELKKNQPIAMLYKGLTFFHRGMLKEAIETFKEALKLKSDFIDAYKSLGQAYRELGDFESAMESFQKALMLNQNHIQSLQLRGMMLYHHGSLQEAIGNFKRCLQLEPYNEVCQYMKGLSHVAMGQFYEGIKAQTKVMLNDPLLGQKASSEYLKVKYLREYSRYLHSHLDIPVAEYNVDQDLPGNFKNHWAKNLPFLIEDYEEQPGLQPHIKDVLPQNFDSYSSEVQKLICTADHLGALMQYDTPGFLPNRRIHRAMGLATLEVMQAMHRTWSNSKVRVNGKTRQMQWRDMFDIAVKWRRIADPDQPVLWLDQMPARSLSRGFNNHINLIRGQIINIRYLAYFDNILDFIKDRILVYHRAYNPRGLLEVHQALENVNKVEDLLPIMKQFNSKTRDGFTVNSKVPSMKDPGKEYDGFTITITGDRVGNMLFSVETQTTEERTQQYQSEIESIYKDLTAKGKALMLSTELGDADAVCNLILSLVYYFCNLMPLSRGSSVVAYSVVMGALMASGKEVIGRIPKGKLVDFEAMTTPSPDSFSKTAKNWMNLKSLPGWYQSLPSVAETFPSTRTMIEVLNTDSSSHCPKKS; via the exons AGTCGTCGATCTTACAGCTGGAGGATCCAGACTGTGAGGAGGGAAGCAACCCGCCCTGCGAGTCTGTCTTCTCTCTCAACGCAGAGAAGATCCTG AATCAAGCAAAGTTGTTTatagaacagaaaaaaatccccTTCCCCGTAGATAACCACAACACAAACGAAGAACTCG CTATAGGCTACGTTCTGATAGGCAACGGCCTTTATGATGAAGCCATCAAGCACTTCTCGCTCTTactacag GGCGACCCAGAGCTGGTCAGCGCCATCTACGGGAGAGGGATCGCCTACGGAAAGAAAAGTCTACAG GACATAAAGAATGCTGACTTGGCGTTGTACGAGCTCAACAGAGTCATCACCCTCGAGCCCAACTGGCCCGAAGTCTACgagcagagagcagag atctTGTCTCCTCTGGGTCGTATCAGTGAGGCTCTGGGTGATCTGACCAAAGCCATCCAGCTGCAGCCTTCAGCTCGTCtctacagacacagaggaacGCTGCTCTTCATCTCAGAG GACTATGTGGCAGCTATGGAGGACTTCCAGCAGTCTCTGGAGCTGAAGAAGAATCAGCCAATCGCTATGCTGTATAAAGGCCTCACCTTCTTCCACAGAGGGATGCTCAAG gAAGCTATTGAGACATTCAAAGAGGCACTGAAGTTAAAGTCTGACTTTATAGATGCCTATAAGAGTCTGGGACAAGCCTACAG AGAGCTGGGTGACTTTGAGTCAGCAATGGAGAGTTTCCAGAAAGCCCTCATGCTGAACCAGAACCACATCCAGTCTCTCCAGCTGCGAGGCATGATGCTGTACCACCACGGCTCGCTGCAGGAGGCCATAGGCAACTTCAAG AGGTGTCTGCAGCTGGAGCCCTACAACGAGGTGTGTCAGTACATGAAGGGCTTGAGTCACGTGGCCATGGGTCAGTTCTACGAAGGCATCAAAGCTCAGACTAAAGTCATGTTGAACGACCCGCTCCTGGGGCAGAAGGCCAGCTCTGAATACCTCAAAGTGAAATACCTCAGAG AGTACTCTCGCTACCTGCACTCCCACCTGGACATCCCAGTAGCAGAGTACAACGTGGACCAGGACTTACCGGGGAACTTCAAGAACCACTGGGCCAAGAACCTGCCGTTTCTAATAGAGGACTATGAAGAACAGCCGGGCCTGCAGCCACATATCAA GGACGTGCTGCCGCAGAACTTCGACAGCTACAGCAGTGAAGTTCAGAAGCTGATCTGCACGGCCGACCACCTGGGGGCGCTGATGCAATACGACACTCCCGGTTTCTTACCTAACAGGAGAATACACAGAG CCATGGGATTAGCGACCCTGGAGGTGATGCAGGCCATGCATCGAACGTGGAGCAACTCCAAAGTGCGAGTCAACGGCAAGACCAGGCAGATGCAGTGGAGAGACATGTTCGACATAGCTGTCaaatggaggag GATCGCAGATCCAGACCAGCCGGTTCTGTGGTTAGACCAGATGCCTGCCAGGAGTCTCAGCCGAGGCTTCAACAATCACATCAATCTCATCAG AGGGCAGATTATCAACATCAGATATCTGGCCTACTTCGACAACATCCTGGACTTCATCAAAGACAGAATATTAGTCTACCACAG GGCGTACAACCCCAGAGGACTCTTAGAGGTCCACCAGGCACTCGAAAATGTGAATAAAGTAGAAGATCTTCTTCCTATAATGAAG CAGTTTAACAGTAAAACCAGAGATGGATTCACAGTCAACTCCAAGGTCCCGAGCATGAAGGATCCTGGGAAAGAGTACGACGGtttcaccatcaccatcaccggAGACAG GGTGGGAAACATGTTGTTCTCAGTAGAGACTCAGACCACAGAGGAGCGGACGCAGCAGTACCAGTCAGAGATCGAGTCCATCTACAAAGACCTCACAGCCAAAGGAAAAGCTTTAATGCTGTCCACTGAACTGGGG GATGCAGATGCTGTTTGTAACCTGATCCTCTCCTTGGTGTATTACTTTTGCAACCTCATGCCTCTCTCCAGAGGATCCAG TGTGGTGGCCTACTCGGTCGTGATGGGGGCTCTGATGGCCAGCGGGAAAGAGGTCATCGGTAGGATCCCTAAAGGAAAG CTGGTGGATTTTGAAGCCATGACGACACCGAGTCCAGACAGCTTCAGTAAAACAGCAAAGAACTGGATGAATCTCAAGAG TTTACCAGGTTGGTACCAGAGTCTTCCATCTGTAGCAGAGACCTTCCCGTCCACCAGAACGATGATCGAGGTCCTCAACACAGACTCGTCCTCACACTGTCCCAAGAAGTCTTAA
- the ttc13 gene encoding tetratricopeptide repeat protein 13 isoform X2: MAPASRAVAAALSLLYLSRVIFSTEYFSAITLFNNDLHKQGCSSLSEWEEYAADCESSILQLEDPDCEEGSNPPCESVFSLNAEKILNQAKLFIEQKKIPFPVDNHNTNEELAIGYVLIGNGLYDEAIKHFSLLLQGDPELVSAIYGRGIAYGKKSLQDIKNADLALYELNRVITLEPNWPEVYEQRAEILSPLGRISEALGDLTKAIQLQPSARLYRHRGTLLFISEDYVAAMEDFQQSLELKKNQPIAMLYKGLTFFHRGMLKEAIETFKEALKLKSDFIDAYKSLGQAYRELGDFESAMESFQKALMLNQNHIQSLQLRGMMLYHHGSLQEAIGNFKRCLQLEPYNEVCQYMKGLSHVAMGQFYEGIKAQTKVMLNDPLLGQKASSEYLKVKYLREYSRYLHSHLDIPVAEYNVDQDLPGNFKNHWAKNLPFLIEDYEEQPGLQPHIKDVLPQNFDSYSSEVQKLICTADHLGALMQYDTPGFLPNRRIHRAMGLATLEVMQAMHRTWSNSKVRVNGKTRQMQWRDMFDIAVKWRRIADPDQPVLWLDQMPARSLSRGFNNHINLIRGQIINIRYLAYFDNILDFIKDRILVYHRAYNPRGLLEVHQALENVNKVEDLLPIMKFNSKTRDGFTVNSKVPSMKDPGKEYDGFTITITGDRVGNMLFSVETQTTEERTQQYQSEIESIYKDLTAKGKALMLSTELGDADAVCNLILSLVYYFCNLMPLSRGSSVVAYSVVMGALMASGKEVIGRIPKGKLVDFEAMTTPSPDSFSKTAKNWMNLKSLPGWYQSLPSVAETFPSTRTMIEVLNTDSSSHCPKKS, from the exons AGTCGTCGATCTTACAGCTGGAGGATCCAGACTGTGAGGAGGGAAGCAACCCGCCCTGCGAGTCTGTCTTCTCTCTCAACGCAGAGAAGATCCTG AATCAAGCAAAGTTGTTTatagaacagaaaaaaatccccTTCCCCGTAGATAACCACAACACAAACGAAGAACTCG CTATAGGCTACGTTCTGATAGGCAACGGCCTTTATGATGAAGCCATCAAGCACTTCTCGCTCTTactacag GGCGACCCAGAGCTGGTCAGCGCCATCTACGGGAGAGGGATCGCCTACGGAAAGAAAAGTCTACAG GACATAAAGAATGCTGACTTGGCGTTGTACGAGCTCAACAGAGTCATCACCCTCGAGCCCAACTGGCCCGAAGTCTACgagcagagagcagag atctTGTCTCCTCTGGGTCGTATCAGTGAGGCTCTGGGTGATCTGACCAAAGCCATCCAGCTGCAGCCTTCAGCTCGTCtctacagacacagaggaacGCTGCTCTTCATCTCAGAG GACTATGTGGCAGCTATGGAGGACTTCCAGCAGTCTCTGGAGCTGAAGAAGAATCAGCCAATCGCTATGCTGTATAAAGGCCTCACCTTCTTCCACAGAGGGATGCTCAAG gAAGCTATTGAGACATTCAAAGAGGCACTGAAGTTAAAGTCTGACTTTATAGATGCCTATAAGAGTCTGGGACAAGCCTACAG AGAGCTGGGTGACTTTGAGTCAGCAATGGAGAGTTTCCAGAAAGCCCTCATGCTGAACCAGAACCACATCCAGTCTCTCCAGCTGCGAGGCATGATGCTGTACCACCACGGCTCGCTGCAGGAGGCCATAGGCAACTTCAAG AGGTGTCTGCAGCTGGAGCCCTACAACGAGGTGTGTCAGTACATGAAGGGCTTGAGTCACGTGGCCATGGGTCAGTTCTACGAAGGCATCAAAGCTCAGACTAAAGTCATGTTGAACGACCCGCTCCTGGGGCAGAAGGCCAGCTCTGAATACCTCAAAGTGAAATACCTCAGAG AGTACTCTCGCTACCTGCACTCCCACCTGGACATCCCAGTAGCAGAGTACAACGTGGACCAGGACTTACCGGGGAACTTCAAGAACCACTGGGCCAAGAACCTGCCGTTTCTAATAGAGGACTATGAAGAACAGCCGGGCCTGCAGCCACATATCAA GGACGTGCTGCCGCAGAACTTCGACAGCTACAGCAGTGAAGTTCAGAAGCTGATCTGCACGGCCGACCACCTGGGGGCGCTGATGCAATACGACACTCCCGGTTTCTTACCTAACAGGAGAATACACAGAG CCATGGGATTAGCGACCCTGGAGGTGATGCAGGCCATGCATCGAACGTGGAGCAACTCCAAAGTGCGAGTCAACGGCAAGACCAGGCAGATGCAGTGGAGAGACATGTTCGACATAGCTGTCaaatggaggag GATCGCAGATCCAGACCAGCCGGTTCTGTGGTTAGACCAGATGCCTGCCAGGAGTCTCAGCCGAGGCTTCAACAATCACATCAATCTCATCAG AGGGCAGATTATCAACATCAGATATCTGGCCTACTTCGACAACATCCTGGACTTCATCAAAGACAGAATATTAGTCTACCACAG GGCGTACAACCCCAGAGGACTCTTAGAGGTCCACCAGGCACTCGAAAATGTGAATAAAGTAGAAGATCTTCTTCCTATAATGAAG TTTAACAGTAAAACCAGAGATGGATTCACAGTCAACTCCAAGGTCCCGAGCATGAAGGATCCTGGGAAAGAGTACGACGGtttcaccatcaccatcaccggAGACAG GGTGGGAAACATGTTGTTCTCAGTAGAGACTCAGACCACAGAGGAGCGGACGCAGCAGTACCAGTCAGAGATCGAGTCCATCTACAAAGACCTCACAGCCAAAGGAAAAGCTTTAATGCTGTCCACTGAACTGGGG GATGCAGATGCTGTTTGTAACCTGATCCTCTCCTTGGTGTATTACTTTTGCAACCTCATGCCTCTCTCCAGAGGATCCAG TGTGGTGGCCTACTCGGTCGTGATGGGGGCTCTGATGGCCAGCGGGAAAGAGGTCATCGGTAGGATCCCTAAAGGAAAG CTGGTGGATTTTGAAGCCATGACGACACCGAGTCCAGACAGCTTCAGTAAAACAGCAAAGAACTGGATGAATCTCAAGAG TTTACCAGGTTGGTACCAGAGTCTTCCATCTGTAGCAGAGACCTTCCCGTCCACCAGAACGATGATCGAGGTCCTCAACACAGACTCGTCCTCACACTGTCCCAAGAAGTCTTAA